In Papaver somniferum cultivar HN1 chromosome 9, ASM357369v1, whole genome shotgun sequence, the genomic stretch GCATTAAATTCATATTCTCTCTTATTGATTAGGAATTCCATTCATACATCGATTGATCTAACAAATTGTCGCACAATTTGGGCCTTCAATTGTTGCATTTGTTATCGCAGTAAGAATTAACACAATGTTCCACTTGGTCAACCCGAGGATCCTGCGGAGTGCTTTTCTTAATGCAGTTGGAGAcagaacaaccaaaattgcaatagTAATTAGGAGTCACGTCGACTATACATTTCTTCAAGCATACAAAAGGACATTTAGCTCCTCTTCCAGCAGCGAAACAATCAATTACGCATTGTCCATAACACTCTCCGAATGCAGAACTCTTCCCTGCGAACAATCCTAACAATACTATAACCATtaaataaatcatcttcagattttTGACATCCATTTTCTTACTGATTAGCTTCTAGTACTTGGTTAACTACCCAAAACAAACTCTCTCTTTTGAAACTGTGATGGACAGACTCCCCTAGAGGACTAATTTATAGAGTTCAAACCATGGATTGATGACATAAATGATAATTCTAGGCAAGATTTTAAGGAAAGATATCTTCTGGGTGGCAAATCTTCACATTGATATCCACATTTAGTGATATTTTCGTTATTAAAACACATTATACGATAACATTGAATGTTAACGCTGTGCAATGTCCCATATCATTTTATCTGATGTGAAGATCTCTTCTTGCAGCTATAGAGGTTACAAAGGAAATAAAATGCGCAAACTAGCCCTTTTGAACCAAAAAAGTAAAAATAGGGCATGCAAACCTTTTTTGCAGCaactatttaaatctaaaataacTAATCCAAAGCTCCTAAACAAGCACTTTCTGCACTTTGTACCGTGACAAGTGCTTCTTAGCAGATTGAACAATCTTTCAATCTTGATCTGTTCAGCAGGGATAATACCTGGAAATCGAACAATCTTGTAATGGTCTTTTTTTATGCAGTACCTTCCGCTCATTATTCAATTCGAGCGCTCGAAACTACTATATATATAATCCAACCACGGAACAGTACACTATCCTAAATATGTCAATAGATACCGATTTTCCGTTAGccgataccgataatccgttagccgttactgttaccatccgacatagcggtaaacgttatatccgataccgataagctaacggataatcccttcttaacataacggtagtggaaccgtgtatttccgttaggtttagttccgttatccgctaacgtgcgtactgcataactggttatgcacattttctttgtactgcataactagttatgcacattttctttgcatctgcagtgatttatgataagcataatctttgatgcatctgcataactagttatgcacattgttttacactgcataatgtcttatgcatctgcataactggttatgcactttttttttgtgccacataacaagttatgcatctgcataactgattatgcacattttctttgtactgcataactagttatgcacatttttttgggcatgcgcctaagttcccctttTTATACGTTATGTATTGTTTGGTTTATCTCATCTCATTCAGTCATTCTTATGTTCTTCACTTCGACACAACAGAAAAGTtctcagagagaaaaagagagaaactacggatgctgaatcaagcatcgtcttctctgccttagaaatcatcatctcctctgtgtgattactgattagaaactagggttctcttcttcaaatggagatggagatgtcTTTTTTTTGCAAAGAAAACATGAagattatgaacttgttttcttgtgtggcaatggcatgaacatctgtatgtctttttttggtgtggcatggatttagaacctgttttgttggattttaaaGCTGTTATGTGTACTTGTTCTGTGTTTTTAGCCTGTTTTGTGGCTGTCCTGTGACTTACCGGATGGCAGCGgaaaaatatccgttatccggtaagtccaacgtaacggtaaCGTTGTTGAATTTCTTATTTCTGCCGGAAATGAACGGTAACGGATATCCGCTAAATTTTAACGGAAACGGCAGCGGCAGAGCCTATTTCCGTTACGTTagcatccattgacaggcctaatcgCAAATACAGTTATAGATCATATTTCAGTGTTAGTTTAGCTTTTAATCCGATTAAATCACGTCATTACAAAGTTATTTGCATGTTAAAGAATGCGAAAGACGATTATGACATACAAATCTACTCTTCGGGAACATGTTCATGGAAGGTCATTAAACATTCACACTCGTTGCCTAATATATGTGGTTCTGGTGTCTTTTGGAATGGATTTTTCATTTGGCACAATGTAGGTAACTCTTTGGTTTATTTCAATGTCGAGAAACAAATATTTGCCGAAGAACAGATGCCAGGCTGTTTACTTCCGAAATCAAGTAAGACTAGTTTGTATTTCGGTGAGTGCAAGGGTCATTTGTATTATGTTGAGCTTTCTAAACATCCGGTTTACTTAGAGCCGACCATCCTTATCTACGAGCAGCATTGCAGTACTGGATGGCGTGCAGTATACAATATCGATATCCGTAGATTAAGAGTTTTATGTTTGAAGAAGATTGAGTATAATTTTTTAAAGAACGAGGTCAAAGTGTTACTTATCGATGgcgaagaagcagaagaagaatatgattcaCCGAAGTTGGTTTTACAAATACGGGATAAAGTTCTTTCTTTTGATCTTGGAGATTTGGAGAGCATTAATGAAATTTATGATACAGAACCTAAACTACTCGTTATTCAAGGTTTTCGCATTGTAAAGTCGTTCATGCTTTCCGGTATATCCAGTCATTTGCTTCGGTCTGATGATGAAATTTAACGCTTTCGTTGAAGCTAAGCTCATGTGAGTTGTATCAACTTTGGTATGTGTCTATACTGTTAGTTTGAGCATTGGtcgaagaaaaacaaaacaaagttgGTTTTGATGTTGTTAAGCTGAGAAGCTCGTACACTTGTGAGCCAGTTCATaaattcttttcttgtttttgatcTTTCTAGGTAGAGGGCTGTAAAAATTGATTGAAATAACAATGTAGACGAGTTTCTTACAATAATCAAACTTTGAAGGAAAAAACCATTATTTAATTATGTCCAACACCACTGAAACTAACACTGCAAAATGAAATTCAGCTGACAGACCATACTCATAAACAAGTAATCACAAACCAACAACAATCAAACATAAATGCAATCATAATCAAACGTCTCGCTCTTTCACAATAATATCTTACCAGATAAGTGGTGTAAGAGTGACAAGAAACGCAAGATAAACAAAAAGAACGCTGATTTGCAGTTTCAAGCCATATGACGCAAGAAGAACAACTCTATCAATAACAGGACCACAAAAAACACCATATTTAGTTTTTGTTGTTCTGTCACTTTGGATACTAATAGGAGTAACACTTGAATTTGCAGTGATTGTGAACGGAACCCATTGATAACCTCGTATATTTCCTAACATTAAATGCTTATGTGTTGTCCTGCTTCAATACGCACTTCAAATGGTTCAGGACATAATTCATTAGAATGACCAATGGAAATCTCCATGTCATACTCGGAACCTTTTTTTAGCgtaactgttgtttgtatcccaCTTGATTTCCCAGAAACAAGCTCGACTGCAGCATTTCCTCCAAGAAATAGATATCTATTCTCTGTAGCTACGTATTTCACCGTTCCTAATATTTCCCATTGGTTTATTGGTGACTGACTTTGATTTGATTCTGCATCAATAAGAACGCcaccaaaggaattgttgggaAATGCTGGCCCATATTTGAATCCATCATTCGGCAACAAATTCTTTTTTCTGCTGTTTAACTCAGGCGGGAACCCAAATCCACCATTATCTTCTGTGTCGGTTATATTAGAATGTTAGCAAAAAGTTACATATCAACTGATGAACGTATATATATtactttttttgatgaaaaaacaTATGCATCAATCACATACAAGCGATTCTCAACTCGGAGTTGTTTGGGTTACTAATATAAGCAAGGTCTCTGTGCCGGGTTTCATGAGCAACTACAACCTACTATTTGCTCAAGGCTATCGGGTTATGTCCCTGTTAACCATACTGTTGCGAGTCTTTCTCAAGACTCTCAACTGAGCCATTCTACAATAGCAACCGGTCTACAGCCTTGTAACTAGGACTTATAGTTagcaaaaacttgttctttgttTGTTACCATCTATGTAGCATTTGTAACAGTTTCTGAAATAGTTCTGATGAAATATCAATACAAATAAGAAAATCATCTCCACACATttgttgtggaagatattcaTCTATATCCAGTTTTCTAAGTTGGTATCAGCTTGTCGATCCAACGCTTCcgcaaaaacacaaaaaaaagaacctacaaaaaaaaaaaaccctaaaactccaCTAATGGCTACAACAACTAGCCTTCGACAAATCCAGATTCATCACCTGGTAACTCTCAAACACACAGAAACCAATCATCTTCTTTGGAAGACATACTTCAAACCTATCCTAAAGGGATATGGTCTCACGGGTTTTATAGATAGAACCAAGGTAAAACCTGCTAGAACCCTACCTGATAGTGATGATATCAACCCATATTTTTACAGAACATGAGGCATGTGATTCACTGTTGGTTGGATGGATAAACTCCACTCTTACACCTGAAGTGCTCGCTGAAGTTGGTGGACTGGATAGGCAAAGCAAGTCTAGGATAAGCTAGAAATCTATTTTACACCAAAAAACCCTTGCACATAAGGTGAATCAGATACATCATGATGTTCAGCAGGAAGTTGAACAACCAAATCAGCAAGTTGCAGTCACTCATCCCATGGTTACAAGGGCTAAGGAAGGAAtctcaaaacccattcaaaaactGTGCTTGACAGCAAAAAAGTATCCTCTTCCTGAGTCTGATTTCATGGAGCCAACATGTTTTTCTGCTGCGAACAAAGATCCAAAGTGGAGGT encodes the following:
- the LOC113309884 gene encoding F-box protein At5g07610-like produces the protein MAAEKYPLSAAEPISVTLASIDRPNRKYSYRSYFSVSLAFNPIKSRHYKVICMLKNAKDDYDIQIYSSGTCSWKVIKHSHSLPNICGSGVFWNGFFIWHNVGNSLVYFNVEKQIFAEEQMPGCLLPKSSKTSLYFGECKGHLYYVELSKHPVYLEPTILIYEQHCSTGWRAVYNIDIRRLRVLCLKKIEYNFLKNEVKVLLIDGEEAEEEYDSPKLVLQIRDKVLSFDLGDLESINEIYDTEPKLLVIQGFRIVKSFMLSGISSHLLRSDDEI